The Methylomarinum sp. Ch1-1 genome contains the following window.
TTGCTTGGTGAAAAAACGTTTCAGTTCAAGCCCTAGCAGTTTTTCGTCTTCGATAATCAATAAACAGTCTTTCATGTTTCTGTCAGCGGTAGCGTCAAGGTGACACAGGCATGTCCTTGATCATTATTATGGAGGCGAATTTCACCCTGGCGGGATTTGACGAAGCGCTGAACCATCGCTAGGCCGAGTCCCGTGCCTTTTTTCTTGAGGCTGACAAACGGCTGTATGCCTTTTTTCAATAACGATTCGGCAAAACCGGGGCCGCTATCCTCAACGGTGATAATCATTTGTTTTTCCGCTTGTCGAACCGTCAGTTCGATATGTCCCGGTTCCTGACCGATGGCATGGATCGAATTCAATAATAAATTCAGCAATGCCAGGCGAAACTCGGTAGCCGGTAGATGGATATTTAGTTTTGGATCGATATTATAACGCAGACTGACATTTTCTGGGATCTGATATTTAAGAAAAAGACTTAACTCATTGCAGATGCGCTCGATGTCGACCGGTTCGGCCGAGTCGGTCGAAGGCCGGGTCAAAGCCAGCAGGTCGTTTAAATGCTGGGTTAGACGTTTGATTTCGGTATTGACGGTCGTCAGTCTTTCGCAGAGTTCTGGATCGTCGCAATCCAGCAGAATATTTTCCAGCGCCAGTTGTATCCCCGCCAATGGGTTGCGCAGTTCGTGAGCGGTGCTGGCCGCGAGTTCGGCGACTACCGACAGGCGTTCGCTGCGGGCGATCTGTTGGCTTTTTTCCAGTAAGCTGGACGTGGTTTGACGTATTTTATGTTCCAGCTCGGTCGTATAGTCTTGCTGTTCCCGCTCGAGTTCGGTTAGACGCATGACCAGTTTATTGTAATTATCGAACAAAGCTTGCATGTTGGGGTCGGCGGTTTGTTGCTGAATCGGACGCCGATCGCCGCGGGCGAGCATTTGTAGGAATTCCTTCAGTGAATCCAGTGGCGTCAAAACGTTGCGTTTGAACACATAACGCCCGATCACGAAAAGAATCAGGAATGTCAACAAGGGTAAAACCACGGCCAGTTCAAATTCCAGCTGGCTGTCTTCGGCGATCTTCTCGAGTAAATTTTCTTCTTCGTAAATTTGTCGGGAAAATATTTGCCGGGTCGTGTCCAGTGTTCGCACCAGACTGTCGTTGTCGCCGGTCACCGCTTTGCCGAAGGCGGCTTGTAATTTTCGGATATCGGCGATTATGCCCGGATCATTGATTTGTTCGGGCGGCAAAATATTCTCCAGCTTAACGGCGACACGGTCGGGCTGCGAGTCTGCCTTGCTTTGTTGTAGCTGGTTCTTCAATAAGATGAAGATCGTTTCTTCCAAGCGATGGCCGTTGCGGATATCCTTTTCCAGAATATTCAGGCGTTGATGATTGCGCCAGGTCAATCCGCCGATAGCCACTAATTCAGCCAAGATAAACAGACTTAAAACCATGCTGACAACGATCAGCGGTCTGAATAATAGATTACGCATGCTCTGAAAACCTCGGTCGAATGTCCTCTCTTAAGAGGCAATAGTCAATAATTCGGATTGGGAAAATGTCGCTACTAGCGGCTTTTAGCACTGTGGGCAAGTTTGATTAAAACCATCACCGGCGATGGATTAATCGGATTAAGGAAAGTCGCCGTTTATGTTACCGACATGCTGACAAATTCAGCACGCAGCGATGCAACGACAGGCTGGTTTTGGCTCATCGGTGAGCGGACGTTCACTGCCCGCGATTCGACGCGGGCAGTGGACATTAAATAGCAGCAATTCCCACTTTGGCGTTCAAAAAGGGCATGGGGTGTGTTTGGCGAGGATGTCGGCAGCAAGGATGCTGCCGTCAAGCCCCCAGGGATGGGTTTACCCAGCACCTAAATTCCATGGCTACAGGACTATATTTTACATTCCAGGATAATTTAGGTGCTGGGCGAACGGCGCTCCTCGACAGACACACCCCATGCCCTAAACACAGCAAAAATGTTCAAACTGGGAATTGCTGCATTAAATAGGCCGATAGAAAATACCCGAGATCAAGGCAGTTTAACCGCTCGGGTGAAAACATAATCGTTCTGTTTGACGATACTGTGACAATTAAAACATTCCTGGGCGAATTCGGCGTTTTCACCATAGGGTTCGGCCTTCATGCCTTTCCAGCGCGCATAACCCCAGCCGCCGGTTTTTTTATATTTGTTCGAGTCTTTGATCATGAACTCGATATGCGACAACTTACCCGGCACCGTGGCTTGATCCCAATCGGGATGTTGCGAGTCTTTCCACACCAGTTTGCCGAGTATGCTGCCTTTGGGCCAGGGCTTGGTTTTACCGGACTTGACCGCGGCGACGGCGATATCATTGCCGACGATGATGCGCAGGCTGTTGTTGTCGGTGCGATGCGAAGTGCCGATGAATTGCCAGTTTTGATAACCTTTAGGGACCTCGATGCCGTTCGGCGCCGGGGCGATCTCTTTGGCGTTCAAGGTTTGACTGGCGCAGGCCAATAGGGGGGCGAGCAGCCAGATTGACGTTGTTTTTTTCATTCATTTTCTCCTGATTGATAGGGCGTATCAGCCTATCATAATATATCCGGCTCTAATGTCGCGACCGTTAGATTTCATTATCTTTTTGTAACTATTCAGTATCTTTCAGGGTTTAGGGAGTAGACCATTGATTTCTCGGGACGCGTGAATACTTCCATGTAAGCTCTGACTGCAACGTCCTGTTGCAGACAGCCCGATAAATCAATAGCCTACTCCCTCTGATAAAAATACGCTGAATAATTACATCTTTTTTTCATTAAACCGAGCAAGCCTTGCAGCAAGGCGTCCGGCGTAGGCGGACAACCGGGAATCACGACATCGACCGGAATCACGTTCGAGACCGCGCCGCAACAGGCGTAGGAAACACCGAATTCACCGCCGCAGGCGGCGCAGTCGCCGACCGCAATCACCCATTTCGGGTTGGGCGTCGCTTCATAGGTGCGCAGCAGCGCCGTTTGCATATGTCGGGATACCGGTCCGGTCACCAATAAGACATCGGCATGTCGCGGCGAAGCGACGAAATGAATGCCGAAGCGTTCCACATCGTAAAAGGGGTTGTTCAGCGCATGGATTTCCAGTTCACAGCCGTTACAGGAGCCGGCATCGATTTCGCGTATCGCCAAGCTTCCGGAGAAATGTTTGTCGATATGGCGCTTCACGACTATGCCCAAGCGTTCCAATTCGGAATCTTTCGGACGTTTCTGCCGTTCGGTGATGACGCCGGTTTTCAGTGTTTTGAGAAAAAGTCTTAACATCGACGAGTCCTATAAGTCATGGCCCGAATAAGAGCCGTTGACGGATTTGTTGCAGACCGGAAAATCCGGCACGATATTGTTCAGCACGATTCTTTCCAGGGCCGGCCAATTCAGTAGGCTGGGATCTCTAGCGTAAAAGCGGCTGACGCGATTGTCGTCGGCGAAGCGGACATAAGTGATGATTTCGCCGCGCCAACCTTCGATCATCGCCAGCCCCTCGCTGTGTTCGGGTGGGCGCCGCCAAGGCGCGATGATGTCGCCGCCGGGCAGTTGTTGCAGGATTTGTTCGATCAGCTTGATAGCGGCGAAGATTTCCTTGACCCGGATCCAGAGTCTGGAAGCGACGTCGCCCTGTGTTTCCACCGCCGCCTTGAAGGCCAAATGGTCGTAAGGCGGATAGGGCGCATCGCGTCGCACATCGAAATCCTGACCGCTGGCGCGGCCGACATATCCCAGGCAACCGAATAGCTCGGCGGTTTGTGTCGATAGAAAGCCGGTGGTCAATAAGCGGTCTTCCAGCGACGAATTCAAGTCCAAGGCCGGCAACAGTTCATCCAGCTCGGCGCGTAAAGCCTGTATCTCTTGCTGCATCAGCGCGCAATGTTCGTCAGACAGATTCGTGTTCACGCCGCCCGGCACGATGCTGTCCATCAGCAATCGATGGCCGAAGGTTTCGGCCTGACTGCGTTGCCATAGTTCGCGCAGGCGGCTGAACTGCATCTGGGCGAAGGCGAAGCCGACGTCGTTGCAGATCGCGCCGATGTCGCCGAGATGATTGGCGATGCGTTCGCGTTCACAGAGCAGGGCGCGAATGAATCCGGCGCGCGGCGGGATGGCGAGTCCGGCGGCCAGTTCCATCGCCCGACAGGCCGCCCAGCTGTGCGCGACTGTGCTGTCGCCGGATATGCGCCCGGCCAACTTGGTCAAGGCTTCGGGGGAGCGGCCTTCGGCCAGCTTCTCGATACCCTTGTGCACATAGCCCAAGCGCTCTTCCAAATGCAGCACGGTTTCGCCGACTGCCTGAAAGCGAAAATGCCCCGGTTCGATGATGCCGGCATGGACCGGGCCGACCGGAATTTCATAAACGCCCGAGCCGCGCGCCTTGATGAAGTTATAGTCGATGTCGGGCGGAGTCTGTTTCTCCGGTTCGCCTGGTAACGGAAAATCCTTGCGCAACGGATACTGATGTTTGTTCCAGGCTTTATGCCGTGTCCACGGCCGCGAGTCGGGGTGGCCGGCGAAGTTGACGCCGAACATATCCTGGCTATGTCTTTCGCTACGGCTGGCGGCCGGGTATAGTCCTGCTTGCGACGGCAATTCGAGGTTGTCGGCGGTTAAGGTCGTTTTCAGCCATAGGTAGCGACCCTGTTTTTCAAAACAGGCGTTGACGACAAAATCGCTGCCGAGATGTTCGGCCCAGCCTGCCGCCCAGCGGAGTCGCTGTTGTTTGGCCAGTTCTGCAAAGCGTTGCCAGTCTTCGGCGCTAATATGCCACTGTTCAATAGCGGCGCCGGCGATCCGAACGTTGATTGCGGCATTTTCCAGCAGAGCCAATAAACTCTGACGCCAATCGGACTCGAATTCACTCATAGTGGTGCGCTCCCTGAAATTAAGAGAGTGGCCTGGGTAAACCAGTTGGCCAGTGAATCGGGAATCGCCAAGCCCAGCCATAACACCAGCGCCAGATGAATGATCACAGGCCATAGATTGGCCTTGACGGCTTGTTGACCTTGCGGACATTCGCCGTAGACCATCGGTTGAATGTTGCGGAACAGTCCGGCGCAGGCGATGCCGATGCCCAATAGCAGCAGCGGAGTCAGCCACGGATAACTCCGCATCGTCGCCAGCAATACCAGAAACTCGCTGGTGAAGACGCCGAACGGTGGAAAACCGGCGATCGCCAGCGTGCCGATCAACAGGCCCCATCCGACCTTGGGTTGGGTTCGGATCAGGCCGCGAATTTTTTCGATACGCTGGGTGCCGGCGATTTGCGCGGCATGGCCGACGGTCACGAAGATGGCCGACTTAGTCAGCGAATGCACGGTCATGTGCAACAACGCGGCGAAGGTCGCAAACGGCGTGCCGATGCCGAAGGCGAAGGTCATCATGCCCATGTGTTCGATCGAGGAATAACTGAACAGCCGTTTGATGTCTTTCTGCCGGTGCAGGAAGAACGCCGCGACCAGAAACGACAACAGTCCGAAGCCCATCATCAGGTAGCCGGCAATGTCGCTGCCGGTGGCGCCGTCGACCAGCATCTTGTTGCGCACGACCGCATACAAGGCGTCGTTCAGCAGCAGGCCGGACAATACCGCCGACATCGGCGTCGGGCCTTCGGAATGCGCGTCCGGCAGCCAATTGTGCAAGGGCACCAAGCCGATTTTGGTACCGTAGCCGACCAGCATGAAGACGAAGGCGATCTCCAAGATGTCGGGGTTGAGCTTGCCGGCATGATCTAACAGCACCGACCACATCAGCGCGTTTTCGGCATCGTTGATTTGGGTCGCCGCATAATACAATAATATCGTGCCGAACAAAGCCTGGGCTATACCGACGCCGCACAGGATGAAATACTTCCAGGCCGCCTCGACCGATTCTGGGGTTCGGTACAGACTGACCAGCAGTACGGTCGCCAGCGTCGCCGCCTCCATCGCCACCCACATGATGCCCATATTATTGGTGGTCAGCACCAGATACATCGCAAACATGAACCCCTGATACATCGAGTAATACAACTTCAGGCGGGTGTCGGTCAATTTACCCAGCTGTTTTTCATGATCCATATAGGGAGCGGAAAAAATAGCCGTGGTCAGGCCGACGAAGGCGGTCAATACGATCAAATAGACATTGAAGGAATCGACGATGAAATACTGATCAGTCGAAATCAGTGCGCCTGAATTGAAGACGTTAAGCGCCAACGACAATGACAGCAACAAGGCGATGCCATTGAACCAGACGTTTTGCCGACCGATGTCTTCCTTGTGCCCCAACATCGCGAAATAAATGATTCCAACAAAGGGCAATAGCAGCAGTAAATAAGCCGGAATCATTCATCCTCCTCGCTTAAGCGGTTTAGACGGTCCACATCCAGCGTATCGATGCTGTTGCTGATATGCAGGAAAAAGATGCCGAACAATACCGCGGCGACCAGCACATCGAAAGCCACGCCCAGTTCGACCACCATCGGCATGCCGCGGGTGGAGACGATTGCGGCGAAGAACAAGCCATTTTCGATCGACATGAAACCGACGACATGAGCGATGGCCTGGCGATGCGAAATCATCAGCAACATGCCCAACAGCACCACGGCCAGACTCAAGGCCAAGGCATTGAGCAGAACGATGGTCGAGTCGGCCAGGATCGGATGCAGCACGTAATAACTGAATATCACCAGCGAGGCGCCGCCCAGCATGATCGTGGTTTTATTGTTCAGCGCTTCGACATCGCGGTGCATGTTCAGTTTCAGGATATGCCCCCTGAGCATCCAGGGGATGAACAAGACCTTCAGCACCAGCGTGATCGCCGCGGAAATATAGAGATGATGATTGCTGAAACTGTAAGCCGCCAGCGCGGTCGCCAGCACCAGCAGCAAGCCCTGCAGCGCGAAGACGAACACCAACCGCAATAAGCGGCCCTGGCCCAGCATGATGAACGAGGTCAGCATGATTAATCCCGCCAACGATAGGATGATTTGAGTATACAAATCCAATTGTTCGATATTCATTAGCGGGACGCCTCCAGAATGATATGACTGAGCATTCCCAGCAGCCCCAGCAAGTAGGCGAAACTGAGATATTCCTGCACCCGGAACAGGCGCATTTTTGCGAACAGCGTTTCCGACAGCGCCAACACGATGGCCAACAGCGCCAGTTTACCGACGATCGCCAATAGCCCGTAGCCCAGATCTTGCAACGTCAATGTTTCGGCGATGCCCCAAGGAAAGAAGATATTGGCGATCAGCACGCCATACAACATCAGCTTCAGCTGGCTGGCCCATTCGATCAGCGCCAAGTGGCGGCCGCTGTATTCCAGGATCATCGCTTCGTGGATCATCGTCAGTTCCAGATGGGTGGCGGGATTGTCCACCGGAATGCGGCCGCATTCGGCGATCGCCACCAGCACTAGCGCGAACAGAGCGAAGATGAACGAGGGCCGTAACACCATGCCTTCCCCCAAGACGTGGGCGATGGCATAGGACAGGTTGGTGGTCGAGGCTGTCATCGTCAGCGTGAATATCGCCATCAGCATGGCCGGTTCGGCCAGCGATGAAATGGTCATTTCCCGCGACGAGCCCATGCCGCCGAAGGCGGTGCCGACATCGAGGCCGGCCAAGGCCAGGAAAAAGCGGGCGAAGGCGAAGAAGCCGACCAATACGATGACATCGGCGCCGGCGGCGGTCGGCAGATCGACCGCAATCAGCGGCACCACCGCGGCAGCCAATACCATCGCCGAAAAGATAATGTAGGGCGAGATCACGAACAGCCAAGAGGCTTGCTTGGAGACTACCGGTTGTTTGTGCGTCAATTTGAGCAAATCGCGATAAGGTTGCATCAATGAGGGCGCCTTGCGGTTCTGTAAGTAGCATTTACAGCGCTTCAGCCAGCCGGCCAATAGCGGCGCCAAGATGATGAACAGCAATGTTTGCAGGATGGCGAGTAAGACATTCATCAGCTGATGATCCATAACAACAGTAATAAGGTGGCGAACGAGTAGGCCAGATAGGTGCGTATGTTGCCGGTTTGGATGCGTCCGATCAGGCGAGCGGAGCGGTTGACGCTACGTTCCAGCGGTTGATAGAGACTCGGCCAGCAATGGTCCTCGACATGAAGTTGATAATGGATATCGCTTACCTGCAGTCCGATGTCGTCCGTTTGCCGGTCGATTTGTTCTTCGAGTCGCCAGACCTTGGCGAAGATGCGCCGAAACGGCATCGTGAAGGCGCCGCCGGTGTATTGCATCCGAGGCGTGATGCCGCCAAAGCCGCAATCCCAGGTTTCCGATTGGCGTAGCGCCATGGCCGGGTCGCGGCGCAGATAGCGAAAACTGATGCCGCCGGCGATCAGTACGCCGAGCAACACCAGCGGCGCTGCATAAGAGGCCTGTTCGGCGCCGACCGGCGCCAGCCACAGCCAACCGGCCGCGTTCGGATTGGGCAGGCTGTGTCCCAGCAATTGCAGGGACACCGACTCGATTAAATTGATGATCAGGCCCGGAAAGATACCGAATAAAAAACATAACGCCGCCAGCAGCGCAAGACTGAGTCGCATGCCTTTATCGTCACACTCCTGCGCTTTGGCGCTGTGGCTGGAACGCGCCTGTCCCAGGAATACTATGCCGTACAGGTTGACGAAACATGCCGCCGCCAAGGCCGCGGTCAACGCCAACGCGGCCGCAGCGACCGGAATCAGGCTGCGCAGCACGCCGTCAGCGAGCACGTCGACTTGTAACGCGGTCTGAAAGGCCAGCCATTCGGAGACGAAACCGTTGAACAAGGGCAAGGAAGCTATGCTCATGCAGGCGACCAGCAATAATTTGCTGGTATCGGGCATGCGTTGGATCAGACCGCCCATCAGCTCGATATTCAGTTGATGCACCTGATGCTGGATGATGCCGGCGCCGAGGAACAACAGATTCTTGAACAAAGCATGATTGAAGGCATGCAGTAATGCCGCGATCAGACCCAGCGCGGCCAGTTGCGGATGGCCTTTGGCCAGAAAGATCATCGCCAGACCCAGTACCATGAAGATGATGCCGATGTTTTCCACCGAGCTATAGGCCAACAAACGTTTCAAATTAGCTTGCATCATCGCATAGAGGATGCCGGCCAGAGCCGAAAACGCCCCCAGAATCATCAATGCGACTCCCCATTGCCATTGGATGTCTCCGAGCAGGTCGAAACTGAAACGGATCAGGCCGTAGACGGCGACTTTTAACATCACGCCGCTCATCAATGCAGAGATATGCGATGGCGCTACCGGATGAGCTTCCGGTAACCAGACATGCAGCGGCGCCAATCCCGCTTTCATGCCGAAACCTAGCAAAGCCAGCACGAAGGCGATGCTGGACCAGGTCTCCGATAAGCCGATTCGACGCAGGGCGTCGAAGGTGAAGCCGTCGGCAAAAGCGGCCAGCACTCCGAAGGCCAGGATGATCATGATCGCGCCGACTTCGGCCATGATCAGATAGACGAAGGCGGCGCGGCGATTGGTCGAATTTTCATGCTGAAAAGCGACCAGAAAATAACTGGCCACCGACATCAATTCCCAGGCGATCATGAAAAAGAAGGCGTCATCGGCTAGCAATACCAGTAACATGCCGGCGATAAACAATCCGGTAAACAGTCCCAGCACGGCAAAGGGGTGAGCTTGTTCGTCGTCATCCTTGACATAGCCCGGTCCATAACAGGCAACGGCCAGGATGGCGATGCCGATGATTAAATAAAACAGGCCGGACAAGCTGTCGAAGCGGACATGCCAGGGCAGCCAAGGCAAGCCCAGGCTGAGTTGATCGGTCACGACGGCTTGGCTTAGCAAGACGCTTAAGCCGGCTAGGATCGCCGAAACGGCGCTAATGCCTAACAACACAAATGAAGTCAGTTGTATCCGCCGCGGATAACCGTTTGCTTCCAACCAGTCTTTGCAATGCCGGAGTTGCGCCGGGTAGCGGGCGCAACAGGTTTGCGTAAGACTCATCAGATTGTTGCGTTGCCGCATCAGCAAGGCGCACAAAGCCGATAGCAAACTGAAGCAAACGGCGGCATAAGCTAAGAATAGAATCATCGTCAGTTCCCAACGAAAAAGTTGTTAAAGCGAGCTGCCGTGCCGACGTTCGTCCTCGGTCATCAGGCGCGCCGCCAGTGCATGATTGGAAAAGGTATGGATCGGCTCGCCGATCTGTCGGCAGCTTCCGCCTCGGCTTTGATAAGCCTGGATGAAGTCATGGAAATATTCCATCACAGTATGATCGATAAGGTAGCCGTTAGAAAAGTCCAGCGTTAAATTTTTTCCGTCAGGCAGGTTATCCAAGGTTTTTTTCAGCGGCAGAAAATTGGTGAACAAGACGGAACCAATCAGTTTAACGACGATGCCATCGTCCGTTTCAATCACGTGGAAGTGGACCTTAAACAAATTAGACCACCACACGCCGCGCAGGAGATGCACAAATATTTTGACGCTTATGCCGATCGCCACGCCGATCAACAGATCGGTCGCTAACACGCCGGCGATGGTGACGATGAATATGAAAAACTGTTCGCTGCCAATTTTAAGAACCTTGCTGAATTCCTTAGGCGAGGCCAACCGGAAACCGGTGTACACCAGCAAGGCGGCCAAAGCGGCCAACGGTATGCTGTGTATGACCTGGGGAAACAAGACGACAAACAACAGCATCAACGAGCCGTGAAAGAAGTTGGCCCAGCCGGTCTTGGCGCCGTTGTCGATATTGGCCGAGCTGCGAACGATCTCGGAAATCATCGCCGAGCCGCCAATCAGACCAGACAGCGTATTGCCGGCGCCGATCGCGCCCAAGTCCTTGTCCAAGTTGGAATGGCGCTTGTAGGGGTCGAGCTTGTCGACTGCGACGGTGCTGAGTACGCTTTCCAGGCTGCCGATCAGGCAGATGCTGACCACCGCGACCCAGAATTCTCCGGTGAAGAATTTACCGAAGTTCGGCAAATAAAAACTGGACAGGAAATGGTTGGAGATGGCAACCAAGTAGTTGGGGCCGACTTCGCCGTCATGCAAGGCCTGACCGGTCAGCATTTCCAGCTGGCGGGGCAGATGGAAAATATGCTGGTGTTGCAGGTCGAAAAAAGTGCCCAGACCTATGCCCAGCAACACCACGACGATCGGCGCGGGGACTTTTTTCAACAACGGATGCCGCAATCTGTTCCACAAAATCAAGATCAACAGACCGGCGCTGCCGATCAAACCGATTTCGGCATTCATGTTGAACATGCTGTGAGGTATCTGCGCCATCGTCGAAAACAGGCTGCCGGGGTCCGGAGTCACGCCCAGCATGACATGGATTTGCTTGGTCATGATGATAATGCCGATCGCCGTCAGCATGCCGTGCACCACCGAACTGGGGAAAAACGAACTGAGGCTGCCGGCCTTGAAAAAAGCCAACGCCATTTGCAGGATGCCGGCGACCATGATCGCAGCCAGGGCATATTGATAGCCTGCGCTAGCATCGCCTTCGCCGAGAGTCTGAACGGCGTCCAGTATCACCACGATCAAACCGGCGGCGGGGCCGGTGATCGTGACATAGGAACCATTGATCCGGGAAACAAACATGCCGCCGACGATGGCGCTGATGATGCCGGCCATCGGCGGCAAGCCCGAAGCCATCGCGATGCCAAGACATAAGGGCAAGGCGATCAGAAAGACCAAGAAACCTGACAGCAGGTCATCGCGCCAGTGTTTTTTCAAGCCGGCTAAACCGGATTCAGGTGTCGTCTGTTGCAAATATTCGTTGTTCACAATCTGATCCCAATAGTTGAAACACAATCGACTTTCAGCAAAACCTATGCCAGAGGTGGGGCGGTCCGTAATGCTTTGAATTATTGGGTATTTATTTTTTAGTTGACGGAGCAAGGAGTCTACGCCAAGGCGGGTTGGTTGATATAAACCAATATTGACTGGTTGATATCAACCAAACGTTCGCCGGAAAAAAAGAATTGAGTCGATAGTCTTCGCTTAACCCAAAATTAACCTGCCATTAACCCTTACTGAACTTGGCTTTTTTTATCATTGCAGCCGGTTGTTTAATTAACGGGAGACATGGTCTTGCATACCCAAATTCGGTGTGAGTTTGATCGTTTCGTCATCACGCACTTCATTGTTCCGTTCATGATGTTTGTGCTGGTTTTTTCCATGCTGGAGTTTTCCCGCCTGGATCTTCAAATCGCACAGTATTTTTACGATTCACTGCAACAGCAATGGCCGTGGCGCAATCACTGGCTAACCAAAACTGTGCTTCATGACGGGGGGCAGAAATTGAGCATCGCCATGGGGATATTGGTGTTCGGCGCCTTGCTGTTGTCGCGTTTTTACGCGAGCTTACGGCCTTATTCAAAGTTATTGGCCTATCTGTTTGTCGCCAGCATCACCGGTCCGGTGCTGATCGCGGTATTGAAGAACAATACCCATATCTATTGTCCCTGGGACCTAACCCTGTTCGGCGGCGACAAGCCTTATATCCGTCTGTTCGAT
Protein-coding sequences here:
- a CDS encoding sensor histidine kinase; translation: MRNLLFRPLIVVSMVLSLFILAELVAIGGLTWRNHQRLNILEKDIRNGHRLEETIFILLKNQLQQSKADSQPDRVAVKLENILPPEQINDPGIIADIRKLQAAFGKAVTGDNDSLVRTLDTTRQIFSRQIYEEENLLEKIAEDSQLEFELAVVLPLLTFLILFVIGRYVFKRNVLTPLDSLKEFLQMLARGDRRPIQQQTADPNMQALFDNYNKLVMRLTELEREQQDYTTELEHKIRQTTSSLLEKSQQIARSERLSVVAELAASTAHELRNPLAGIQLALENILLDCDDPELCERLTTVNTEIKRLTQHLNDLLALTRPSTDSAEPVDIERICNELSLFLKYQIPENVSLRYNIDPKLNIHLPATEFRLALLNLLLNSIHAIGQEPGHIELTVRQAEKQMIITVEDSGPGFAESLLKKGIQPFVSLKKKGTGLGLAMVQRFVKSRQGEIRLHNNDQGHACVTLTLPLTET
- a CDS encoding cytochrome P460 family protein codes for the protein MKKTTSIWLLAPLLACASQTLNAKEIAPAPNGIEVPKGYQNWQFIGTSHRTDNNSLRIIVGNDIAVAAVKSGKTKPWPKGSILGKLVWKDSQHPDWDQATVPGKLSHIEFMIKDSNKYKKTGGWGYARWKGMKAEPYGENAEFAQECFNCHSIVKQNDYVFTRAVKLP
- a CDS encoding NADH-quinone oxidoreductase subunit B family protein, coding for MLRLFLKTLKTGVITERQKRPKDSELERLGIVVKRHIDKHFSGSLAIREIDAGSCNGCELEIHALNNPFYDVERFGIHFVASPRHADVLLVTGPVSRHMQTALLRTYEATPNPKWVIAVGDCAACGGEFGVSYACCGAVSNVIPVDVVIPGCPPTPDALLQGLLGLMKKRCNYSAYFYQRE
- a CDS encoding NADH-quinone oxidoreductase subunit C, giving the protein MSEFESDWRQSLLALLENAAINVRIAGAAIEQWHISAEDWQRFAELAKQQRLRWAAGWAEHLGSDFVVNACFEKQGRYLWLKTTLTADNLELPSQAGLYPAASRSERHSQDMFGVNFAGHPDSRPWTRHKAWNKHQYPLRKDFPLPGEPEKQTPPDIDYNFIKARGSGVYEIPVGPVHAGIIEPGHFRFQAVGETVLHLEERLGYVHKGIEKLAEGRSPEALTKLAGRISGDSTVAHSWAACRAMELAAGLAIPPRAGFIRALLCERERIANHLGDIGAICNDVGFAFAQMQFSRLRELWQRSQAETFGHRLLMDSIVPGGVNTNLSDEHCALMQQEIQALRAELDELLPALDLNSSLEDRLLTTGFLSTQTAELFGCLGYVGRASGQDFDVRRDAPYPPYDHLAFKAAVETQGDVASRLWIRVKEIFAAIKLIEQILQQLPGGDIIAPWRRPPEHSEGLAMIEGWRGEIITYVRFADDNRVSRFYARDPSLLNWPALERIVLNNIVPDFPVCNKSVNGSYSGHDL
- a CDS encoding hydrogenase 4 subunit F, translated to MIPAYLLLLLPFVGIIYFAMLGHKEDIGRQNVWFNGIALLLSLSLALNVFNSGALISTDQYFIVDSFNVYLIVLTAFVGLTTAIFSAPYMDHEKQLGKLTDTRLKLYYSMYQGFMFAMYLVLTTNNMGIMWVAMEAATLATVLLVSLYRTPESVEAAWKYFILCGVGIAQALFGTILLYYAATQINDAENALMWSVLLDHAGKLNPDILEIAFVFMLVGYGTKIGLVPLHNWLPDAHSEGPTPMSAVLSGLLLNDALYAVVRNKMLVDGATGSDIAGYLMMGFGLLSFLVAAFFLHRQKDIKRLFSYSSIEHMGMMTFAFGIGTPFATFAALLHMTVHSLTKSAIFVTVGHAAQIAGTQRIEKIRGLIRTQPKVGWGLLIGTLAIAGFPPFGVFTSEFLVLLATMRSYPWLTPLLLLGIGIACAGLFRNIQPMVYGECPQGQQAVKANLWPVIIHLALVLWLGLAIPDSLANWFTQATLLISGSAPL
- a CDS encoding formate hydrogenlyase — translated: MNIEQLDLYTQIILSLAGLIMLTSFIMLGQGRLLRLVFVFALQGLLLVLATALAAYSFSNHHLYISAAITLVLKVLFIPWMLRGHILKLNMHRDVEALNNKTTIMLGGASLVIFSYYVLHPILADSTIVLLNALALSLAVVLLGMLLMISHRQAIAHVVGFMSIENGLFFAAIVSTRGMPMVVELGVAFDVLVAAVLFGIFFLHISNSIDTLDVDRLNRLSEEDE
- a CDS encoding respiratory chain complex I subunit 1 family protein, which codes for MDHQLMNVLLAILQTLLFIILAPLLAGWLKRCKCYLQNRKAPSLMQPYRDLLKLTHKQPVVSKQASWLFVISPYIIFSAMVLAAAVVPLIAVDLPTAAGADVIVLVGFFAFARFFLALAGLDVGTAFGGMGSSREMTISSLAEPAMLMAIFTLTMTASTTNLSYAIAHVLGEGMVLRPSFIFALFALVLVAIAECGRIPVDNPATHLELTMIHEAMILEYSGRHLALIEWASQLKLMLYGVLIANIFFPWGIAETLTLQDLGYGLLAIVGKLALLAIVLALSETLFAKMRLFRVQEYLSFAYLLGLLGMLSHIILEASR
- the hyfB gene encoding hydrogenase 4 subunit B; translation: MILFLAYAAVCFSLLSALCALLMRQRNNLMSLTQTCCARYPAQLRHCKDWLEANGYPRRIQLTSFVLLGISAVSAILAGLSVLLSQAVVTDQLSLGLPWLPWHVRFDSLSGLFYLIIGIAILAVACYGPGYVKDDDEQAHPFAVLGLFTGLFIAGMLLVLLADDAFFFMIAWELMSVASYFLVAFQHENSTNRRAAFVYLIMAEVGAIMIILAFGVLAAFADGFTFDALRRIGLSETWSSIAFVLALLGFGMKAGLAPLHVWLPEAHPVAPSHISALMSGVMLKVAVYGLIRFSFDLLGDIQWQWGVALMILGAFSALAGILYAMMQANLKRLLAYSSVENIGIIFMVLGLAMIFLAKGHPQLAALGLIAALLHAFNHALFKNLLFLGAGIIQHQVHQLNIELMGGLIQRMPDTSKLLLVACMSIASLPLFNGFVSEWLAFQTALQVDVLADGVLRSLIPVAAAALALTAALAAACFVNLYGIVFLGQARSSHSAKAQECDDKGMRLSLALLAALCFLFGIFPGLIINLIESVSLQLLGHSLPNPNAAGWLWLAPVGAEQASYAAPLVLLGVLIAGGISFRYLRRDPAMALRQSETWDCGFGGITPRMQYTGGAFTMPFRRIFAKVWRLEEQIDRQTDDIGLQVSDIHYQLHVEDHCWPSLYQPLERSVNRSARLIGRIQTGNIRTYLAYSFATLLLLLWIIS